One segment of Phragmites australis chromosome 13, lpPhrAust1.1, whole genome shotgun sequence DNA contains the following:
- the LOC133887612 gene encoding uncharacterized protein LOC133887612 isoform X2 produces MSKARNALVATGLLAFAGAGLAFPFLFVKSKSRPIIDSSKPLPPQATFRGPYVNTGSRDIGPDPTDYPKK; encoded by the exons ATGTCCAAAGCACGCAATGCTTTAGTTGCCACTGGCTTATTGGCCTTCGCTGGTGCTGGCTTAGCATTTCCATTTCTTTTTGT GAAATCAAAGAGCAGGCCTATCATTGATTCATCAAAACCTCTGCCACCACAGGCTACTTTCCGAGGACCATATGTGAATACTGGATCACGTGATATTGGACCTGATCCTACCGACTACCCTAAGAAGTGA
- the LOC133887612 gene encoding uncharacterized protein LOC133887612 isoform X1, giving the protein MGLPFQLLAPSPVKLTARRRHHNPSTAADSRAHLPAVCRSCSGAAPPRAHLLAARSPQPPAGVAAHRHIVDTGNQRAGLSLIHQNLCHHRLLSEDHM; this is encoded by the exons ATGGGCTTACCATTCCAGCTTCTAGCACCAAGCCCAGTCAAGCTAaccgcgcgccgccgccaccacaacCCTAGCACCGCCGCGGATTCTCGTGCCCATCTCCCCGCTGTCTGCCGATCCTGTTCGGGCGCCGCTCCTCCTCGCGCCCATCTCCTCGCTGctcgctccccccagccccctGCCGGCGTCGCCGCCCACCGCCACATCGTCGACACCG GAAATCAAAGAGCAGGCCTATCATTGATTCATCAAAACCTCTGCCACCACAGGCTACTTTCCGAGGACCATATGTGA